In Amycolatopsis sp. EV170708-02-1, the following are encoded in one genomic region:
- a CDS encoding carboxymuconolactone decarboxylase family protein: MPRIAPLAPPYEADVEQALRKWMPPGVTEEPLALFRLLQHHRELASRMRVLGAGLLAHGELPALDREIVIARVTARCGCRYEWGVHAAVFAPVVGLTPEQLEATVSGDSGHPAWSGRHRALIGAVDELHDTATVSDAAWTALAEHYPPSQLLEFLVLAGWYRTIAYVANGVGLDEEPWA, from the coding sequence ATGCCGCGTATCGCCCCACTCGCCCCGCCCTACGAGGCCGACGTCGAACAGGCCCTGCGCAAGTGGATGCCGCCGGGGGTGACGGAGGAGCCGCTGGCGCTGTTCCGGTTGCTGCAGCACCACCGGGAGCTGGCGTCGCGGATGCGCGTCCTGGGGGCCGGCCTGCTCGCGCACGGCGAATTACCCGCACTGGACCGGGAAATCGTCATCGCGCGGGTGACCGCCCGCTGCGGATGCCGTTACGAATGGGGTGTCCACGCCGCGGTTTTCGCGCCGGTGGTCGGCTTGACACCGGAACAGCTCGAAGCGACCGTGTCCGGCGACTCCGGTCACCCCGCCTGGTCCGGGCGGCATCGCGCGCTGATCGGCGCCGTCGACGAACTCCACGACACGGCAACGGTTTCCGACGCCGCGTGGACCGCGCTCGCCGAGCACTATCCGCCTTCGCAGCTCCTGGAGTTCCTCGTGCTGGCGGGCTGGTACCGGACGATCGCGTACGTCGCCAACGGCGTCGGCCTCGACGAGGAGCCATGGGCCTAG
- a CDS encoding LysR family transcriptional regulator, translating into MALEIRHLRAICAIAEAGSLSQAAAALGMSQPSLTSLLQRLERQIGAPLFVRSHTGVTPTPVGEQTLRRALTLLVEFDRFESDLLGALGDGPVRLGSSQMDCLPTFVERLDEALPGLDVTVHVEPSSAVLAQALARATLDIAVIAMSDDQEVPLAKHLGHRVLFAWVPVFIGLPAGHRLAGGLEVDLADLADEAWIGPPGPEDGSLTSLRAATHRAGFTPRIRFECPNGGGRHLIAAGQAVQLVEPTAPELPGMVVRPLKGDPMRMRLVLAWRKERLTWDQAENVYRAMMTSYTRHAMASTPFRTWWERRRDSRSWDGLVDFFRVSNSL; encoded by the coding sequence ATGGCCCTGGAGATCCGGCACCTGCGGGCGATCTGCGCCATCGCCGAAGCGGGCAGCCTCTCGCAGGCGGCCGCCGCGCTGGGTATGTCCCAGCCGTCGCTGACCTCGCTGCTGCAGCGGCTCGAACGGCAGATCGGCGCGCCGTTGTTCGTCCGCAGCCACACCGGCGTGACCCCGACCCCGGTCGGCGAGCAGACGTTGCGCCGCGCGCTGACCCTGCTCGTGGAGTTCGACCGATTCGAGAGCGACCTCCTCGGCGCGCTCGGCGACGGCCCGGTGCGGCTCGGATCGTCCCAAATGGACTGTCTGCCCACCTTCGTCGAACGGCTGGACGAAGCGCTGCCGGGGCTGGACGTGACCGTCCACGTGGAACCCTCCAGCGCGGTGCTGGCGCAGGCACTGGCCCGCGCGACCCTGGACATCGCGGTCATCGCCATGTCCGACGACCAGGAAGTGCCGCTCGCGAAGCATCTGGGGCACCGGGTGCTGTTCGCGTGGGTGCCGGTCTTCATCGGCCTTCCGGCCGGGCACCGGCTCGCCGGCGGTCTCGAAGTCGACCTGGCCGACCTCGCGGACGAAGCGTGGATCGGACCGCCCGGCCCCGAGGACGGCTCGCTGACGTCACTGCGCGCGGCGACGCATCGAGCGGGGTTCACCCCGCGGATCCGCTTCGAATGCCCGAACGGCGGCGGCCGGCACCTGATCGCCGCAGGGCAGGCGGTGCAGCTCGTGGAACCCACCGCGCCCGAACTGCCCGGCATGGTCGTCCGGCCGCTGAAGGGCGACCCCATGCGGATGCGGCTCGTGCTGGCGTGGCGCAAGGAACGGCTGACCTGGGACCAGGCGGAGAACGTCTACCGCGCGATGATGACGTCGTACACGCGGCACGCGATGGCGTCGACCCCGTTCCGGACGTGGTGGGAGCGGCGGCGGGACTCCCGGTCGTGGGACGGGCTGGTGGACTTCTTCCGGGTTTCGAACAGCCTGTAA
- a CDS encoding helix-turn-helix domain-containing protein: MPDDPIPRPGRPVRGSETGRPLMAALDLLGRRWTLRVIWELRQGDVGFRELRRRCEHMSSSVLATRLGELTEARIVETGEEGYRLTRLGERLLDALHPLEKWGLAWEKALRE, encoded by the coding sequence ATGCCCGACGACCCGATCCCGCGGCCCGGGCGGCCGGTCCGCGGCTCCGAAACCGGCCGTCCGCTCATGGCCGCGCTCGATCTGCTGGGGCGCCGATGGACCCTGCGGGTGATCTGGGAGCTGCGCCAGGGCGACGTCGGCTTCCGGGAACTCCGGCGGCGCTGCGAACACATGTCGTCGAGCGTGCTCGCCACCCGCCTTGGCGAACTCACCGAGGCACGCATCGTCGAGACCGGCGAGGAGGGTTACCGCCTGACCCGGCTGGGGGAACGGCTCCTCGACGCGTTGCACCCGCTGGAGAAATGGGGCCTCGCCTGGGAAAAGGCACTACGCGAATGA
- a CDS encoding XRE family transcriptional regulator has protein sequence MEDETPSIRDMLAVNLRAARAARGISLSELSRRSGIGKATLSQLESGGGNPTIETVFSLSRVLEVAISDLLDHRAGGALTVVRGADVEVLSGEGVDLRPLRRIETGDGVFEVYDQVVRGDAPQRSQGHVGVEHTIVQTGSLLVEVAGRTVEVGPGDYVAFDAREPHCYTASDGPVHSVLLLQYRADERLDGRPHPVLKG, from the coding sequence GTGGAGGACGAGACGCCCTCGATCCGGGACATGCTGGCGGTCAATCTGCGCGCGGCCAGGGCGGCGAGGGGGATTTCGCTGTCGGAGCTCTCGCGGCGGTCGGGAATCGGCAAGGCGACGCTGTCCCAGCTGGAATCCGGCGGGGGGAATCCGACCATCGAGACCGTGTTCAGCCTGTCCAGGGTGCTGGAAGTGGCGATCTCCGATCTGCTGGACCATCGCGCGGGCGGCGCGCTCACCGTGGTGCGCGGTGCCGACGTCGAGGTGCTCAGCGGCGAGGGAGTGGATCTCCGGCCACTGCGAAGGATCGAGACCGGTGACGGCGTCTTCGAGGTGTACGACCAGGTGGTGCGCGGGGACGCGCCGCAGCGTTCGCAGGGGCATGTCGGGGTCGAGCACACCATCGTGCAGACCGGATCGCTGCTGGTCGAGGTGGCCGGACGGACCGTCGAGGTCGGCCCGGGGGATTACGTCGCCTTCGACGCCCGCGAGCCGCATTGCTACACCGCGTCGGACGGGCCGGTGCACTCGGTCCTCCTGCTGCAGTACCGCGCCGACGAACGGCTCGACGGCAGGCCGCATCCGGTGCTGAAGGGCTGA
- a CDS encoding dihydrofolate reductase family protein, whose translation MRTLIATAFVSLDGVVEGPGGEPGYRNSGWTFNGIEFDEAAYELKGREQGEATAMMMGRVSYQAFSPVWPGMTEEFAGYNAMPKYVVSTTLRDEDLVDNWGETTILRSLDDVAKLKETEGGPIILHGSAELDRNLADAGLIDRYHLLLFPVLLGAGKKLFSDTDKDKQSLKLVESEAYGNGIQKLVYDVIR comes from the coding sequence ATGCGCACCCTGATCGCCACCGCGTTCGTCTCGCTCGACGGCGTCGTCGAAGGCCCCGGCGGAGAGCCGGGCTACCGCAACTCCGGCTGGACCTTCAACGGCATCGAGTTCGACGAAGCGGCCTACGAGCTCAAGGGGCGTGAGCAGGGCGAGGCCACCGCGATGATGATGGGCCGGGTCAGCTACCAGGCGTTCTCGCCGGTCTGGCCCGGCATGACCGAGGAATTCGCCGGGTACAACGCGATGCCGAAGTACGTCGTGTCGACCACGCTGCGGGACGAGGACCTCGTCGACAACTGGGGCGAGACCACGATCCTGCGCTCGCTCGACGACGTCGCGAAGCTCAAGGAGACCGAGGGCGGGCCGATCATCCTCCACGGCAGCGCGGAACTGGACCGCAACCTCGCCGACGCCGGCCTGATCGACCGCTACCACCTGCTGCTGTTCCCGGTCCTGCTCGGCGCGGGCAAGAAGCTGTTCAGCGACACCGACAAGGACAAGCAGAGCCTCAAGCTGGTCGAGAGCGAGGCCTACGGCAACGGGATCCAGAAGCTGGTCTACGACGTCATCCGATGA
- a CDS encoding STAS domain-containing protein, with translation MTERIPFTRGSRDGPTFHSAIPRPRPSAENLLRIQRIRWNDDLLVVAAAGEIDLATAGRLEQALRGRLPAATVLDLSEVGFLGVAGLRVIESAAARARAERRTTGVVADARPVLRLLQLFGADTQIPVYRHLDHAILEVPNR, from the coding sequence ATGACCGAACGAATTCCGTTCACGCGGGGCAGCCGTGACGGCCCCACCTTCCACTCCGCCATTCCGCGACCGCGCCCGTCGGCCGAGAACCTGTTGCGGATTCAGCGGATCCGGTGGAACGACGATCTGCTCGTCGTCGCCGCGGCCGGGGAGATCGACCTCGCCACCGCGGGACGGCTGGAGCAGGCCCTGCGCGGCCGCCTCCCGGCCGCCACCGTGCTCGATCTCAGCGAAGTCGGCTTCCTCGGCGTCGCCGGGTTACGGGTCATCGAGTCCGCCGCGGCCCGCGCCCGCGCGGAACGCCGCACGACCGGTGTCGTCGCCGACGCCCGGCCGGTGCTGCGCCTGCTGCAGCTGTTCGGCGCCGACACCCAGATTCCCGTGTACCGGCACCTCGACCACGCGATCCTCGAAGTGCCGAACCGCTGA
- a CDS encoding ABC transporter ATP-binding protein has protein sequence MNRVNKPVFVQPNLDGPAVELSGVEVHVGRVPLVSDVDWRVDYGQRWVVLGRNGAGKSTILSVASTQRFPSAGTAIVLGHRMGAVDLRDVRTHIGFVGANQRLPDAENHDAHTVVLTGHSGSVLPLWDRYDDAIRDRASKLLELVGCTELRDRPVRVCSQGERARVRLARALMADPLLLLLDEPFAGLDLPGREDLLMALENLTLAQPELATVTVTHHLEEIPSTATHALMVRRGKVTAAGPIDEVLTDEGLSACYERDVEVHRINGRWAAHAIRRS, from the coding sequence ATGAACCGCGTGAACAAGCCCGTCTTCGTACAACCGAACCTCGACGGACCGGCGGTCGAGCTGTCCGGGGTCGAGGTGCACGTCGGCCGGGTGCCGCTGGTGTCGGACGTCGACTGGCGGGTGGACTACGGCCAGCGCTGGGTCGTCCTCGGCCGCAACGGGGCGGGGAAGTCGACGATCCTCTCGGTGGCCTCGACCCAGCGGTTTCCCAGCGCGGGCACGGCCATCGTGCTCGGCCACCGGATGGGCGCGGTCGACCTGCGTGACGTGCGGACGCACATCGGCTTCGTCGGCGCGAACCAGCGGCTGCCCGACGCGGAGAACCACGACGCGCACACCGTGGTGCTCACCGGCCACAGCGGAAGCGTGCTCCCGCTCTGGGATCGCTACGACGACGCGATCCGGGACAGGGCGTCGAAGCTGCTCGAACTGGTCGGCTGCACCGAACTGCGCGACCGGCCGGTGCGCGTGTGCTCGCAGGGCGAGCGCGCCCGGGTCCGGCTCGCCAGGGCGCTCATGGCCGATCCGCTGCTGCTCCTGCTGGACGAGCCGTTCGCCGGTCTCGACCTGCCCGGCCGCGAGGATCTCCTGATGGCGCTGGAGAACCTGACGCTGGCCCAGCCGGAGCTGGCCACGGTCACCGTGACGCATCATCTGGAGGAGATCCCGTCGACGGCCACGCACGCCCTGATGGTGCGCCGCGGCAAGGTCACCGCCGCGGGGCCGATCGACGAGGTGCTCACCGACGAAGGGCTTTCCGCCTGTTACGAGCGGGACGTCGAGGTCCACCGCATCAACGGACGGTGGGCCGCGCACGCGATCCGGCGGTCCTGA
- a CDS encoding aminopeptidase P family protein, with protein sequence MTGDRTRPDLRALLAAKGFRNWISDGWEPADDAVDVPPGTAEAAAAHRGRLSAELPGQRIALAAGRAVVRSNDTFHGFRADSDFVWLTGCQREGAILVMTPAGDSHHATLYVPRPAEAHEPDFVGDADTSPLWVGSAAGPAAYGDALGIECRPLEDLPHGLRGRNPSFLVGAGVDPVLDAYRFGHSERLRTVLAQLRRIKDDWEIGQLRAAVDATALGFADVLAALPEAVRGGGERWLQGTFDRRARTEGTGPGYTSIVAAGPHAPILHWTRCDGQVTEDSLLLLDAGVEVDSLYTADITRTFPVGAEFTKAQRDVYDLVHKAHIAALGEVRPGQDYGAFQATALRVLAEGLHDWGLLPVSVDEALSPDGQQHRRYIVCGTGHFLGLDVHDCASAHPSTYREGTLAEGMALAVEPGLYFHAGDRTVPPELRGLGVRIEDDVVVTGSGYDLLSDGFPSTADEITAWVRAARS encoded by the coding sequence ATGACCGGCGACCGAACCCGGCCGGATCTGCGCGCGCTGCTGGCCGCCAAAGGGTTCCGGAACTGGATCAGCGACGGCTGGGAACCGGCCGACGACGCGGTGGACGTGCCGCCGGGCACCGCCGAGGCGGCCGCCGCCCATCGCGGCAGGCTGTCGGCCGAACTGCCCGGTCAGCGGATCGCGCTCGCGGCGGGCCGGGCCGTCGTGCGCTCCAACGACACCTTCCACGGCTTCCGCGCCGACAGCGATTTCGTGTGGCTCACCGGCTGCCAGCGCGAGGGCGCGATCCTCGTGATGACCCCGGCGGGGGACAGCCACCACGCCACGCTGTACGTCCCGCGTCCCGCCGAGGCACACGAGCCCGACTTCGTGGGCGACGCCGACACCAGTCCGTTGTGGGTCGGCTCCGCCGCCGGACCGGCCGCGTACGGGGACGCCCTCGGCATCGAATGCCGCCCGCTGGAGGATCTTCCGCACGGTTTGCGCGGGCGGAACCCGAGCTTCCTGGTGGGTGCCGGGGTCGATCCCGTGCTCGACGCGTACCGCTTCGGCCACAGCGAGCGGCTCCGGACCGTCCTCGCCCAGCTGCGCCGGATCAAGGACGACTGGGAGATCGGGCAATTGCGCGCCGCCGTCGACGCGACCGCCCTCGGGTTCGCCGACGTGCTGGCCGCGCTCCCGGAGGCGGTCCGCGGCGGCGGGGAACGCTGGCTGCAGGGCACCTTCGACCGCCGCGCCCGCACCGAGGGGACCGGGCCCGGCTACACCTCCATCGTGGCGGCCGGGCCGCACGCCCCGATCCTGCACTGGACGCGCTGCGACGGGCAGGTGACCGAAGACAGCCTTCTGCTGCTCGACGCCGGTGTCGAGGTGGATTCCTTGTACACGGCCGACATCACCCGGACCTTCCCGGTCGGCGCGGAGTTCACGAAGGCCCAGCGCGACGTCTACGACCTGGTGCACAAGGCGCACATCGCGGCGCTGGGCGAGGTCCGCCCCGGCCAGGACTACGGCGCGTTCCAGGCGACGGCGCTGCGCGTGCTCGCGGAGGGATTGCACGATTGGGGCCTCCTCCCGGTGTCGGTGGACGAAGCGCTGTCGCCGGACGGACAGCAGCACCGGCGGTACATCGTCTGCGGGACCGGCCATTTCCTCGGGCTGGACGTCCACGACTGCGCGTCCGCGCATCCCTCCACGTACCGCGAGGGCACCCTCGCCGAAGGGATGGCGCTGGCGGTCGAGCCCGGCCTGTACTTCCATGCCGGTGATCGCACCGTGCCGCCCGAATTGCGCGGTCTCGGCGTCCGCATCGAAGACGACGTCGTGGTCACCGGCTCGGGATACGACCTGCTCTCCGACGGGTTCCCTTCGACCGCCGACGAGATCACCGCCTGGGTCCGGGCGGCCAGGAGCTGA
- a CDS encoding ATP-binding protein yields the protein MPIDEPVRKHTDELVLEVAAVPAQAAALRDVLANWALERGLPRELAEDLKLTAYEAMTNVVKHAYPDGTEGNVMTVTAAHDDGHLRISVADEGRWRDGRRPDGGRGLPIIRAFAPEASVTSTPTGTVVRLAWPCPTL from the coding sequence ATGCCGATCGACGAGCCGGTGCGCAAGCACACCGACGAGCTGGTCCTCGAGGTCGCCGCCGTCCCCGCCCAGGCCGCCGCGTTGCGCGACGTCCTGGCGAACTGGGCCCTCGAACGCGGTCTTCCCCGGGAATTGGCCGAGGATCTCAAACTCACCGCCTACGAAGCGATGACGAACGTCGTCAAACACGCGTACCCGGACGGCACCGAAGGCAACGTCATGACGGTGACCGCCGCCCACGACGACGGCCACCTCAGGATCAGCGTCGCCGACGAGGGCCGCTGGCGCGACGGCCGCCGCCCGGACGGCGGACGCGGTTTGCCGATCATCCGCGCCTTCGCGCCGGAGGCCTCGGTGACCAGCACACCCACCGGGACCGTCGTCCGGCTCGCCTGGCCCTGCCCCACCCTCTGA
- a CDS encoding response regulator transcription factor: MDGERVRVVLVDDEHLVRMALRLIVDGEPDLVVVGEAADGDAAVSVVGEQRPDVVLMDVRMPGRDGLSATEEILGLPEPPRVLVLTTFDSDEMVLGALRVGALGFLLKDTPPPRILAAIRTVATGEPALSPAATARLITAATGPHSSDARRASRETARGLLATLTDRERETAGAIAEGLSNTDVARRLDITVATVKAHTSSMLSKLGVENRVQIALLVRDAEE, encoded by the coding sequence ATGGACGGCGAACGGGTACGGGTCGTGCTGGTCGACGACGAGCATCTGGTGCGGATGGCGCTGCGGCTCATCGTCGACGGCGAACCCGACCTCGTCGTGGTCGGTGAGGCCGCGGACGGCGACGCCGCGGTCTCCGTGGTGGGGGAGCAGCGGCCCGACGTCGTCCTGATGGACGTCCGGATGCCCGGACGCGACGGGCTGAGCGCGACCGAGGAGATCCTGGGCCTCCCGGAGCCGCCCCGGGTGCTGGTGCTCACCACCTTCGACTCGGACGAGATGGTGCTGGGCGCGCTGCGCGTCGGCGCGCTCGGATTCCTGCTCAAGGACACCCCGCCGCCGCGGATCCTCGCGGCGATCCGGACGGTCGCGACCGGCGAACCCGCGCTCTCGCCCGCCGCCACGGCCCGGCTGATCACCGCTGCCACCGGACCGCATTCGTCCGACGCGCGCCGGGCGTCGCGGGAAACCGCCCGCGGGCTGCTGGCCACGCTGACCGACCGCGAACGCGAGACGGCGGGCGCCATCGCCGAAGGGCTTTCCAACACCGACGTCGCGCGAAGGCTGGACATCACCGTCGCGACGGTGAAGGCGCACACGAGCAGCATGCTCTCCAAGCTCGGCGTCGAAAACCGGGTCCAGATCGCCTTGCTGGTCCGCGACGCCGAAGAGTGA
- a CDS encoding sensor histidine kinase produces MITDAGAQPPLRPWGQAWRLLAAAALGVLLWVITAAQLPVGASGPRVEWMITGDPLIALACLIALVWRRRFPVVIAIAVILASTASVLAGGAALLALCSLATRRRPAETAVAAVLSVATAVLIADLYPQREVPQLWVVISLPTLLVGIVVAVGAAIGARREEVRSLRDRVESAEREQAARAAEARIMERHRIAREMHDVLAHRVSLVAMQAGVLGHRPDLPADQVAELARGIADGSHQALEELRDVLGVLRADPDGLEPPQPSLADLPALVADARALGLAVTMKTTTEGEPPDAIARTVYRIVQEGLTNAGKHAPGADVVVTVEGSPGDGLRATVRDSGAVRAVSGPPASGFGLLGLSERVELAGGELDHHAEPGGGFVLAARLPWPVREGSE; encoded by the coding sequence GTGATCACCGACGCCGGCGCCCAGCCGCCCCTCCGTCCGTGGGGACAGGCCTGGCGCCTGCTCGCCGCGGCCGCGCTGGGCGTGCTGCTCTGGGTCATCACGGCGGCTCAACTGCCGGTCGGCGCGTCGGGACCGAGGGTCGAGTGGATGATCACCGGTGATCCGCTGATCGCGCTCGCCTGCCTGATCGCCCTGGTGTGGCGCCGCCGCTTCCCGGTCGTGATCGCCATCGCGGTCATCCTCGCCTCGACGGCGTCGGTGCTGGCCGGTGGCGCGGCGCTGCTGGCGCTCTGTTCGCTGGCCACCCGGCGGCGACCGGCCGAAACGGCGGTCGCGGCGGTGTTGTCCGTGGCCACGGCCGTGCTGATCGCCGACCTCTACCCACAGCGCGAGGTGCCACAGCTGTGGGTGGTGATCAGTCTCCCCACCTTGCTGGTGGGCATCGTGGTGGCCGTGGGCGCCGCGATCGGCGCGCGCCGGGAGGAGGTGCGCTCGCTGCGGGACCGGGTCGAGAGCGCCGAACGGGAGCAGGCCGCGCGGGCGGCCGAGGCACGGATCATGGAGCGCCACCGGATCGCCCGCGAGATGCACGACGTCCTCGCGCACCGGGTCTCGCTGGTCGCGATGCAGGCCGGGGTGCTGGGGCATCGCCCGGATCTGCCCGCCGATCAGGTCGCGGAGCTGGCGCGCGGCATCGCCGACGGCTCCCACCAGGCGCTGGAGGAACTGCGGGACGTCCTCGGCGTGCTGCGGGCGGACCCGGACGGACTGGAGCCGCCGCAACCCTCGCTCGCCGACCTGCCCGCGCTCGTCGCCGACGCGCGGGCGCTGGGCTTGGCCGTCACGATGAAGACCACGACCGAAGGCGAGCCGCCCGACGCGATCGCGAGGACCGTCTACCGGATCGTCCAGGAAGGGCTGACCAACGCGGGCAAACACGCGCCCGGCGCGGACGTCGTCGTCACCGTCGAAGGAAGTCCGGGCGACGGGTTGCGGGCGACGGTCCGGGATTCCGGTGCGGTGCGGGCGGTCTCGGGCCCGCCCGCGTCGGGATTCGGCCTGCTCGGTCTCTCCGAGCGGGTCGAACTGGCAGGCGGCGAACTGGACCACCACGCGGAACCCGGCGGCGGATTCGTGCTCGCCGCGCGCCTGCCGTGGCCGGTCCGCGAAGGGAGCGAGTGA
- a CDS encoding metalloprotease → MQLIRRSAGRRLRAFGAVLITTLGLTAAVAAAPATAAANACLTGTLVFDHLDAEAGTSKPLRTQVARNANWELWGHTGSGTATRLARGITGASDGRFTACHTAPLAEAYVRFRSSSTSMWRVVKAANNTTDYTFDSARRTNVNGSQDLGTVKVPSTLQRAWKVVDTLNVLYWKRANPVSSCWTARQSDGRCDQITFVWDPKVADGGYWDYPNTNYVFLGNTMPDSKHLILHEAGHWLQWQLYGRDFPVVTGCNPHYIEKHSSESCAWTEGFADAVAAYALGDYRYVYDNGTSYSFENDASTPGWDDGDTVQGRVGSSLLDLWAADGPDGGNWNRTIALMTRDFSQDFREYFTEDRPAAGLSTTGAAERILAGHTIRY, encoded by the coding sequence GTGCAGCTGATCCGCAGATCCGCAGGCCGACGACTTCGGGCGTTCGGCGCGGTGCTCATCACCACCCTCGGGTTGACCGCGGCCGTGGCCGCCGCGCCGGCGACGGCCGCCGCGAACGCCTGTCTCACCGGCACGCTCGTCTTCGACCATCTCGACGCGGAGGCCGGGACCAGCAAACCCCTGCGCACGCAGGTCGCCCGGAACGCGAACTGGGAACTGTGGGGCCACACCGGTTCCGGCACCGCGACCAGGCTCGCCCGCGGTATCACCGGCGCCTCCGACGGCCGGTTCACCGCCTGCCACACGGCACCCCTCGCCGAGGCGTACGTGCGCTTCCGGTCGAGCAGCACCTCGATGTGGCGGGTCGTGAAGGCCGCGAACAACACCACCGACTACACGTTCGACTCGGCGCGCCGCACGAACGTCAACGGAAGCCAGGACCTCGGCACGGTGAAGGTACCTTCCACGCTCCAGCGCGCCTGGAAGGTCGTGGACACGCTCAACGTCTTGTACTGGAAACGCGCCAACCCGGTTTCGTCGTGCTGGACGGCCCGGCAGTCCGACGGACGCTGTGACCAGATCACCTTCGTCTGGGATCCGAAGGTCGCCGACGGCGGCTACTGGGACTACCCGAACACGAACTACGTCTTCCTCGGCAACACCATGCCGGACTCGAAGCACCTCATCCTCCACGAGGCCGGGCACTGGCTGCAGTGGCAGCTGTACGGCCGCGACTTCCCCGTCGTCACCGGCTGCAACCCGCACTACATCGAAAAGCACAGTTCGGAATCGTGCGCGTGGACCGAAGGCTTCGCCGACGCCGTCGCCGCGTACGCCCTCGGCGACTACCGCTACGTCTACGACAACGGCACCTCCTACAGCTTCGAGAACGACGCTTCGACCCCCGGCTGGGACGACGGCGACACCGTGCAAGGGCGGGTCGGCTCGTCGCTGCTCGACCTGTGGGCGGCGGACGGGCCGGACGGCGGGAACTGGAATCGGACGATCGCACTGATGACCCGCGACTTCAGCCAGGACTTCCGCGAGTACTTCACCGAGGACCGGCCCGCCGCCGGCCTGTCCACGACCGGCGCCGCCGAGCGGATCCTCGCCGGGCACACCATCCGGTACTGA
- a CDS encoding STAS domain-containing protein produces MTVTSGDGAHREVPFSVSVARPDGAEVVIAVAGEIDLTTSEDLKETFEEALEPVPGKLVVDLEGVEFCDSTGLATLVGINDRCGSQGVALSFLPSPTIRRLASKTGLSTLLPLA; encoded by the coding sequence ATGACGGTGACGAGCGGAGACGGCGCACACCGGGAGGTTCCGTTCTCGGTGTCCGTCGCCAGGCCCGATGGCGCCGAGGTCGTCATCGCGGTGGCGGGGGAGATCGATCTGACGACCTCCGAAGATCTCAAGGAGACCTTCGAGGAAGCGCTGGAGCCCGTGCCGGGCAAGCTCGTCGTCGACCTCGAAGGCGTGGAGTTCTGTGATTCCACCGGTTTGGCGACCCTGGTCGGTATCAACGACCGGTGCGGCAGCCAGGGGGTCGCGCTGAGTTTCCTGCCGTCACCCACGATCCGGCGGCTGGCGTCGAAGACGGGACTGTCCACGCTCCTGCCGCTCGCCTGA